GCGAGACGCAGGCCCCGGAGCTGGTGCTTTCATCTGAATGGGGCCTCTCGCCTTGGCCCTGCCGGCTCCGTGTCCATCAGCCCACTAGTGTGGGAGCAGCGAACAGGCCGGAAATGGACAGATGTCCTGCCTTTGAGTAAGGGGAAGGGTGGGTTGTAGAAGGTTTGTACGGACTGATCCCTGACAGAATTCTAGAATGGGGTTTTTCATACTTGGAAGCACTTAGGTAATAAAGAAGAGATCCAGTAGTGGGATGGGGTTCCTAAGAATATCGCCAGGTGAACTCTTTAGTGGTGACTGGTCTGGCAGACCCAAAGAACGTCCCAAGTCTCTATTTAACAAGGCCTTGGGCAGTCCTGGACAGCCGTGAGGTCGTGCTCTTCAGTGATGTAATGAGACCATGTCAGAACTGACCAGACTGTCCCACCCCGAGAGTTCAGACAGTGGTACTGATGGAGAGAGGAATTTAGTGTGTACGCAAGGCCCTGTCCCTCTTCGTTTCCACCTTTATTAGTGGCCCAAGTGAACATAATTCAAGTTTGCAGATAATAAAAGCTCTGAAGGAGTGCTAAGTTCCGAGAGATTTAATTACAGGTGGGAAAACAGATGTAACCCAACAAGATGAAATCTGTTAATGATCAGTATAAAATCTTGCATTTATCCACAAAAACCCAAAATACCAAAACAGCTCATACACAGTTTGGATGACTGACATTGCAAAGAGACCGTCTGGAAGAGCAGGGGCTTCCGCGGCCTCCAGGCCTCAGGGGGCTGGCGGTTCCTGGGTGTCTGAAGAGCGTGTGTGATGCAGCTTAGCAGGGAAGGAGCCTGGCCCCCTGGGGGGGCTGGGCTAGCGCCTGTGCCCCCGACTGGGGTAGGGGGCTGGAGATGCCTGGTCTGGAGCACCCCAGAATTGGGATGAAGTGAGGCCTGCAAGCCATGGGCAGGTGGAGCGAGCAGTGAGGAAGAGGGCGAGTGCTGGCACCCGCCTCTTGAAGCTCCAGTGTCCCCATCTGGAACGTGGGATAGGACTGGACCTGAATGACAAAGCCCTTGACCAGAGAGTACTCGAAGACTTTCCAACCAGCGCCCCGGGGTTGTGTGCTGGTGAGTGGGAGCTTGCTGAGGAACAAGCTCTTGGGCAGTGAGAGCTGGGCCACACCCtggcgtggggggggggcggcttgTGTGGCCCTCCATGTGCTGGGGGGTGCGGCCACAGAAGGCCCAACCATGCATCCTGGGGGACCTAGCCCCTGACTGCGAGACGGCAAGATGTCagaccccaccccctcctccctctcctggatGTGGAGGGACCACTGGGAAGGCTGTGAGCTCCAGCTGATCCCGCTGAGGTTACAGTCCCCTGTCCGCCTGCAGAGTGACCCCACTGAGAGGCCAGCTGTCCTGGCCTCCGCCGTGTCTCCAGTTCCTCAGGGGAGACAGCCCTGTGGATGGTCTGCCCTTTGCTTTCTGCTCCTAACTGTTGCCAGACTGGCTGTGGGGGCACAGGTATGGGgtgagagatcaagagacagtcCAGGTCAGGCCCACCAAGCAGGTAACCGGAACCTTCAATTTTATTATGTGGAATGCTTAATGCAGAGTTAATAGGGGCTGGAGTAGCTAGGAGAGGGGACTACTGAGATAAATAAGGGGACAGTCATGAGTTACACGTGGATTGGGAGGGCTGCGGAGTGGAAGACGGGCAGAGAGGGCTACACACGTTCTTCAGATACGGCTGGGAGGCGGGGGGCAGGGCAAGAGGGGAGTGTACAGTCAGGATCTTAGTGTCTTCAGCCTGTGCCGGCAGCCTGAGTGCTGGGCCCCTCCTCCTGGGGTTGAGGGCTGGGGCCGAGCGGCTCTGAGTTCTCTGGGAAGCCCAGGGAGGTGGGACTGGCAGGACAGGGGTCACGGAGTCTAGTGAGGGAAGGGGGCAGTGGCAAGGAGCCCAGGGAGGAAGGCTCCGTGAATTGTCTCCGAGTCCATTCCTGGAGCCCCAGCCTCCTCGCCTCGGGTGTGGCACAGGCCTGGGAGGCTGAGTGGGGGGAAAACTGGGGGCTCGCTCACCAGTAGACAAGGCATGAGGTTGTTGGCACAGAATTGGGGCTGGGCGCCTCTGTGCCAATTCCTTCCTGCGTTCAGGAGGACAGGGGCCAGTGAAGGGATGAGAACCCccactgagcccctgcaccccaacTCCTCATGAGCTCAAAGCTGTCCTCAGCCCCAAGTGGCAGACAGAGCCAGCTCCAGGCTCTGATGCAGGTCCCTGGGTGCCTTAGCCGTGAGGCGCCACGAACAGGTGGCACAGGGGCCTGTCCCCCCTCACTCCAAGAGAGGCAGGAGTGCACAGGAGAGGCACGGCCTCCGATGCCCGTCTGACCCGCGAGGGGGAGGGGGTCCTTCTCAGGTCCTGGATAGAGGGTCATTCCTGAGGGCAGGGCACAGCCCTTCATCTTTCAGTCTAGGGCCTGTTAGCTGGCgcctggctggggcaggtgggTCATCAGGGCAGTGAGCCAGACAGAAAGGCTTCCCTCCTCCACCGCCGCCACCAGGCCTGAGCCGGGCGAGGAGCAGGGCGCACGGGCTGAGGGAAGGGGGCGTGGGCCCCAGGAAGGGCCGGGCGAGGGCCAGTGGTGACAGCCCCCTTTAAGGCCGGGACAGCGTCGTATATACCGGCTGCTCCCAGTGTGTGGGGCTGTGGGACTGGGGCCCtgaggggctggggtcagagATGGCCGTGTAGAGAGGCCGCTGTGAGGGCCCCATGTAGGAGAAGGCCGAGTAGAGACCAGAGGCCTGGCTGGAATGGCCATAGTAGGGTCCTGAGGGCTGATGGTCGGAGTAGTCAAACTGGGGGCGGGAGATGGAGGGGAAGGCGGAGCCGTAGTGGGGCAGGCTGAGGGAGGTGTAGGCAATCTGCGAGGTGGACGGCTGGTCGGTGTAGTGCGGGGGCCCTGGGGGTCCTGCGGTCTCTGTCTTCACCTGGGCTTTGGCATCCACACCAGGAGGCGAGACTGCGGGCAGAGCCACCCCTGGTGGCTTGGAGATCCAGGCGGAGTGTCCACTGGCTACGGCCAGGGCGCTGCCCAGCCCATAGCCAGCTGCTGAGTAGCTACCCACGTGGCCTGGGTGCCCGTTGGGCGGCAGGTACTGGTCCAACTCAGCCACGTCAAAGGTCTCCATGTTGGACATTACCTCGTGGCTGATCTCACCGATGTCCACGTTGCCGAAGTCGATGTGAGGCTTCCCGCCCTCCCCCATGGAGCGCCCATCCCGCTTGGGGTCTGCCTTGCCCGACTGCAGCTCTGTCTTTGGGGTGGTTGGAGGGGTGGGTGGgccatggctctggcctggggg
The window above is part of the Oryctolagus cuniculus chromosome 11, mOryCun1.1, whole genome shotgun sequence genome. Proteins encoded here:
- the SOX10 gene encoding transcription factor SOX-10; translated protein: MAEEQDLSEVELSPVGSEEPRCLSPGSAPSLGPDGGGGGSSLRASPGPGELGKVKKEQQAGEADDDKFPVCIREAVSQVLSGYDWTLVPMPVRVNGASKSKPHVKRPMNAFMVWAQAARRKLADQYPHLHNAELSKTLGKLWRLLNESDKRPFIEEAERLRMQHKKDHPDYKYQPRRRKNGKAAQGEAECPGGEAEQGGAAAIQAHYKSAHLDHRHPGEGSPMSDGNPEHPSGQSHGPPTPPTTPKTELQSGKADPKRDGRSMGEGGKPHIDFGNVDIGEISHEVMSNMETFDVAELDQYLPPNGHPGHVGSYSAAGYGLGSALAVASGHSAWISKPPGVALPAVSPPGVDAKAQVKTETAGPPGPPHYTDQPSTSQIAYTSLSLPHYGSAFPSISRPQFDYSDHQPSGPYYGHSSQASGLYSAFSYMGPSQRPLYTAISDPSPSGPQSHSPTHWEQPVYTTLSRP